The sequence below is a genomic window from Thiomonas sp. FB-Cd.
AAAAGCACGGCGAGCACCACGGTGCCCAGGCGGGATTTGCCCCATCCGCCCGCCGAGACGACCGGCACGGCCGGCGGCATCGTTGAAACCATTTCATCCTTCATTCGAGCAAGCCCTCCTGGCCCATCAGGCCGCGCGGTCGCACGACCAGCATCACGCCCATGATCAGATAAATCACCGCCTCGCTGGCGGCGGGGAAATACGCCGTGGTCACGCCCGACGCCACGCCGATCAGAAGACCGCCGAGCAGGGACCCAAGCAACGAGCCGACCCCACCGACCACGATGGCCACGAATGCGGGCATCAGCAGCCCGTCACCCATGGTCGGGTCCAGCCCGAGCTGCCCGGCCGCCAGGATGCCCGCCACGCCCGCGAACACGATGCCGATCACGAAATTGGCCGTGCGCAGCAGGTAGATGTTCACGCCGAGGGCCGACACCGTCTCCAGATCGGCATTGCCGGCGCGGATGCGGATGCCCAGGCGCGTGAAGCGCAGCACGCCGAACAGCACCGCCGTGCCAACCAGCGCCACGGCCACGACAAACAGGCGGTAACCGGTGAGGAAG
It includes:
- a CDS encoding branched-chain amino acid ABC transporter permease, encoding MNLVLVFNLFNGLITGAFYALLALGLALILGLNNTINFAQGAFMALAAYFAYTLAPYLGFWGALFVAPVLAGVLGLAVEMVLIRRLYKRDPLYSLLLTFGLAMIMQDAIRTIWGATGVPLAIPSALGHPLSQTYFFLTGYRLFVVAVALVGTAVLFGVLRFTRLGIRIRAGNADLETVSALGVNIYLLRTANFVIGIVFAGVAGILAAGQLGLDPTMGDGLLMPAFVAIVVGGVGSLLGSLLGGLLIGVASGVTTAYFPAASEAVIYLIMGVMLVVRPRGLMGQEGLLE